A stretch of DNA from Glycine max cultivar Williams 82 chromosome 18, Glycine_max_v4.0, whole genome shotgun sequence:
TAATTTTGAGTAATTTATCTTATGTTAATTGATTCctacaatattatattatagttaaataattcatatatattttattctattaatataattttaaaaaactattaaattatCTCTTTGTATTATTCTTAaacggtaaaaaaaatattattttactcaTAAATAACTACTATTTATATAAGCAAatgaaacttaattttaaagtatCTAATTTGACCGGTAAATCACtctcaatagaaaaaaaaataacaatatctaaaaaataagcaactattttaaatttatgttgaaTGGATACTTGTTAATAAAAgcttaaattactcatttttttaagtgatttttttaattttagtttatattttaattcttttttaatctatgtagtttaaaagtatttttttaatctttataatttaaaaatgatatttttagttcttataatttatattttaattactttttataattaattaaaatataaaatatttttatagttaattataattgataatattactcatattttaatgataaagattaaaatagaattaaataaggattaaaaaaattaaaatataaaataaaaaaatcactttcaaaaatatatataaaaaaaattaaaatataaatgataaaagttaaaaaaaccattttcaaaaagaacactttcaaattaattcaaccataatttaaaaaaagagagaaatgtaAACAGTAAACATGCTGCAACTGCAAGACAAAGCGGTGTCTGCCCCAATCACTTTCCAACTGCGCTCGGTTTGAAAGTTGGAAACCCTCCACTCCTAGCTACTACACCAGCGCGTGCCTTCACTCTCTCCTCCCTTTTCAAATTCGCTTTCACACCTTCAACTTCAAGCTCAACTCGAAGCCACTCCACAGAGAGAACCAAGCCCAAAAAAGCTGAGAACTTTGGCACAAAACCAACAAGCCCACCTTCAAATCACCCCATATTCCCCATTCCCATGCAGAGATTCCATCTGGGTCTCCCTCATTCACCACCAATGGACACCAGCACACCCTTCCAAGACCTTCCAGAAGCATCTCCAAAGCCCTTCTTCAAGAAAACCACACTCACTTCCTTCATCATGTCTTCAACACCTTCCTTCAAGGAAGACACCTACTACATCTCCCACCTCAAATCCTCCGAGAAAAAAGCCCTCCAAGACCTCAAGAACAAACTCCAATCTTCTTATTCTTCCACCCCTTCCATGTGGGGCGTTCCTttactcaacaacaacaacgccgaCAACGCCGACGTCATCCTCCTCAAGTTCCTCCGAGCCCGTGACTTCAGGGTCCACGACGCCCTCTCCATGCTCCTCAAGTGCCTCTCATGGAGGACCGAGTTCGGAGCTGACAACATTGTCGACGAGGAGCTCGGTGGGTTCAAGGAACTTGAAGGGGTTGTAGCCTATACCCATGGCTATGACAGAGAGGGACACCCCGTGTGCTACAACGCCTACGGGGTGTTCAAGGATAGGGAGATGTACGAGAATGTTTTCGGGGACGAGGAGAAGCTGAAGAAGTTCTTGCGGTGGAGGGTGCAGGTGCTGGAGAGAGGGGTGAGGATGCTACACTTCAAGCCCGGTGGGGTTAATTCTCTCATTCAGGTTACGGACCTTAAAGACATGCCCAAGAGGGAGCTAAGAATTGCTTCTAACCAGATTCTGTCTCTGTTCCAGGATAACTATCCTGAAATGGTGGCTCGCAAGGTATATGCTCCCTCCCCCTGTCTCTGTCTCTGTTCCAGGATAACCAAATTCATACTGATTAAGAAGTTTAGTTAACTCtattaaattgtgtttttttcaattaaaagataaattttttcttaaattatcttTCGTTGGAGTTTGATATATAagcatgaaaaacaaattatGGTCTTATTAAATGAATGAAGGATATTCTGGAGAGAGTTTCATTAAATACGACATAGATAATTCAGATTCGCTACttatatttagataaaaaaaaattaagagacttCTGTTGTTTATATTCAAGTCCTAAGGGAGTACATTGTTctcagattttttttacttggaaaTGCATGAGAACTTTTTAAAGTTGAATGATTTAATTAACCAACATTATGTTTGTTTGGGGTTAACTGATCTCAGATTCCTTAGGTAAGGTTTAGTTCttggaaaaaaatatggttGAGATGAGATCTTACTGAAGGTAGTCATATAGGTTTCCTTTAGCAGTTAAGAAAACGATTATCTGGGGTATTAAGGTTAATTTAGTGGTTgaaggggaaggaaaaggaaaagagattgTGGGTTGGAATCTCTGTcgctaaaaaataataacaactatCATTTGCGGATAAAAAGCAACACTTGGTACCTATATTAtagtaataagaaaaatagaataagtTAAACATCTttcctaaattttaaaaatttctaccaagttaaataaataaaaaatcaaagttttaAAGAATGGTTTGCAATGTGAAGGTATTTGGAGTATTTTCGATACATAAACTGCATTTATCTATAATTTCCTGCAAGAGACAATATTGGGGAACGTGACAAGCAACCACAATTTAAAGCCTTATAACAAAACCAACTTATGTGCATTAACTTCtatagaattttttaatattattttaagttgaTTTTCACTTAGGACAGaagtttaattctttttatctaGGCATTCTTTGTCCAAAAAGGGCCCATGGTTGTTTGCTTGTTATCTATATCCACCTTTTTGGTTTTGGTGTGATGGGAATTTcactactttttcttttctcattttcttgctTTCAGATTTTCATCAATGTGCCATGGTACTTCAGTGTGTTGTATTCAATGTTCAGTCCGTTTCTGACCCAGAGAACTAAGAGCAAGTTTGTGATCTCTAAGGAAGGAAATGCTGCCGAGACACTCTACAAGTTAGTCTAATTAATgggttgttattttgtttattctCCTATTGGGTCagaaaattttggttttgaaatgGGTTCTTCTTTCTGCTAATTTTCGTCTATGTAGAAAGATTTCACAATGGCTCTCAGCTTTCTTATCTACAGTAAAGTTTTGtcttgagttttattttattcattattttatattttaaattgaagttGTCTatccttgattttttttgtgttacatACACTACACATGTATCAAACAAAATGTCTCTTACCCCACAATATATCTTTTGGTGTTTTGTATTCTAAGATGGGGTTATTGTCCTTTGTTCAGATTTATAAGGCCCGAGAATATTCCTGTTCGGTATGGTGGATTGAGTCGACCAAGCGATTTGGAGAATGGTCCCCCAAAACCTGCTTCTGAGTTCACAGTTAAAGGAGGAGAGATAGTGAACATACAAATAGAAGGAATTGAGGTAACAATGTTCTAATCTTCCTCCGTTTCATTTACCCTTGTGAGAAttataattgtttcttatttttggttttgatttttcaggttaaaaaatattacgaAGTTTTTTACATTgtaatttattcataaattatagtttaatG
This window harbors:
- the LOC100814996 gene encoding patellin-6 — encoded protein: MQRFHLGLPHSPPMDTSTPFQDLPEASPKPFFKKTTLTSFIMSSTPSFKEDTYYISHLKSSEKKALQDLKNKLQSSYSSTPSMWGVPLLNNNNADNADVILLKFLRARDFRVHDALSMLLKCLSWRTEFGADNIVDEELGGFKELEGVVAYTHGYDREGHPVCYNAYGVFKDREMYENVFGDEEKLKKFLRWRVQVLERGVRMLHFKPGGVNSLIQVTDLKDMPKRELRIASNQILSLFQDNYPEMVARKIFINVPWYFSVLYSMFSPFLTQRTKSKFVISKEGNAAETLYKFIRPENIPVRYGGLSRPSDLENGPPKPASEFTVKGGEIVNIQIEGIESGATITWDIVVGGWDLEYSAEFVPIAQGSYTLAVDKARKIEATEEAIHNSFTSKEAGKMVLSVDNSASRKKKVAAYRYFVRKSSTPTPSEVQLSPK